The window AAAAGGTTTAAATTCTGCTGAGAGATATCCTGACTATTATGAACACTGCTTTCTGATGCCGTGACGTTCTGGCAGTGAGCAGTGATTCTGCCAAGGTAGAGGAAGAGTCTGACCACCTTGCTGTAAGTTACCATGCtacccaccaccattacctccatccTCCACCGCCCAGGCTGTTGTCTCGGAGGGCCAGACGCCGCCGACCCCCTGCCAAGGGGCCCAGTAGAGGCGCAGGACTGTCTTGTCACCGGACAGCTTCTGCAGCAGCAGGGACAGCTAGCCAGAAGTGGATACCAAGACCAGTGGGGCTCCCCGAGGGTGCGGAGGCCCTGCACTGTGTTGGCGGCGACCTACTTCACCAGCACATCCAGCTGGCTCATCAGGCGGGTGCGGCGTTGCTTGTCCTTCAGCAGGCTGAACACCTCCCCCAGCCGCCGCTGCAGGTCATCATTCTGCTGCTGCAGTCTTCTGCACTGCAGCCGCAGCCGCTGCACCTCCTCCTCTGGGGCCGGCTGGGGCGGTGCAGGGCCACTGCTGCGCTGCTGCACCATTCCTGTGTCTTTCGCTGTCCTGGCAACCTTTGGTTTGTGGCCGTCTttctgcctccccccctcctcctcttcctccagcagaCGCTTGCCCTCACTAGGAACGTCTGCTGGCCCCGGCAGGGCCACTGGCCGGGGCAGCTGCTGGCGGCTCCCTGGCAATGAAGGGGCCTGCTTTGGGCCAGCAGCGGTTGGAGCAGTCGAGACCAGACCCGCCCCAGCTGAGGGAGGAAGCTTTGACCGTGGCGGCGGCGGCCGTTGTGGTGGCAGCTGGAGGGGGGCCACAGCTGCCACCATGGAGGAGCAGCgtgacaggtcccagcacagagcCTTGGCTGCCCGGCCGTCACCACGCACACGCACTAATGTGCTGACGGGTTTATCCACGTTTCGCGGAGCCACCATCACGCCGGCTTTTTTTTTGCTCGGCGGGGGTTGCGGGGCAGGGACTGAGCCTTGATGCAGGAATACCCTGCACCAGAGATCAGTGCCTGGGGGCAGCCAACTGTGCTGCCTCACGCACCACTCACCCAATGACCTGTGCAGGGTCAGACAAGGACAATAAGTCACCCGCTCTCCCTCATGACCTGAGATAGATATTAATGGATGATAACCTGTAGAGGATCACCTAAACTGCACTCTTACACTTGGCATGTTTGGGGGTTGCGGAAAATCtaactctctctcttatttcctggAGTACGAGACCAAGAGCCTCTCCACCCCGCCCACCAAATCACACCTTGCCTGCCTGACATCCCCAagtcctccccccacacacccacaatgCCTTACACAGCAGTTCACTTACATGCCAAGCTTACCACAAGGATTTACAAAAATTAAACTAACCAAATCTAACATCTGGATATAAGTAGACCTGGAACTGTACACGGAGCCACTGACATGAGAGCCTGAAGTATAGGAGATTTGAAAGCGTTGCGGCAGAAGTCTGGGGTGGCAgtaattaggttattttaggtttacttaggttaggttagtttatagCATTgtgtgccttcatattatggtcaAAGGGAGTACATTTTAGAAATTGGGGAGTCAGGGGGGCAGCAACAGCAGTCCAGGAGCAATAAAAATTGTTAGTTTAGCTTTGCCAAGGTGAGGTTAATTAATAGAAATGTGCACCTTCAaaattaggttagtttaggttcgCCAAGGTTAGGTTAATTAATAGAAATGTGCACCTTCAaaattaggttagtttaggttcgCCAAGGTTAGGTTAATTAATAGAAATGTGCACCTTCAAAATTAGGTTAGTTTAGCTTTGCCAAGGTTGGGTTATTAATTGAAATGTGCACCTTCAAAATTAGGTTAGTTTAGCTTTGCCAAGGTTGGGTTATTAATAGAAATGTGCACCTTCAAAATTACGTTAGTTTAGGTTCATCAAGGTTAGGTTAATTAATAGAAATGTGCACCTTCAAAATTACGTTAGTTTAGGTTCATCAAGGTGAGGTTAATTAATAGAAATGTGCACCTTCAAAATTACGTTAGTTTAGGTTCATCAAGGTTAGGTTAATTAATAGAAATGTGCACCTTCAAAATTACGTTAGTTTAGGTTCATCAAGGTTAGGTTAATTAATAGAAATGTGCACCTTCAAAATTACGTTAGTTTAGGTTCATCAAGGTTAGGTTAATTAATAGAAATGTGCACCTTCAAAATTACGTTAGTTTAGGTTCATCAAGGTTAGGTTAATTAATAGAAATGTGCACCTTCAAAATTACGTTAGTTTAGGTTCATCAAGGTTAGGTTAATTAATAGAAATGTGCACCTTCAAAAGTAGGTTAGTTTAGATTTGCCAAGAGTTACTTTAATTAATAGCAATGTGCATCTTCAAAATTAGTTTAGTATAGGTTCGCCAAGGTTAGGTTGATTAATAGCAATgtgcaccttcatattatggttagaGGGAGTATATTTTAGGAACTGGGGAGTCGGGGGGCAGCAACAGCAGTCAAGAGCAGTAAAAAATAGGTTAGTTTAGATTTGGTTAAATAAAATTAGTTTTTAACCCTATATAGCTTCATGTTATAGTTAAAAGGTATGTATTTTAAGAATGGTAGAGTTGAGGGGGGGTGCGGCAGAAGTATGGGGCAGTATCAATTTAGTTAGTATACTTTTGCTTGGGGCTAGATTGATTTAAAACAATGTGTGCTATAGTATTATGATTAAAAGGCGTATATTTCAAGAATAGGAGGGTCGAGGGGGATGCGGAAGAAGTCTGGGGCAGCAaaaattaggttagattagtttatACCAAtgtgcgccttcatattatggttaaagaGAATATatttgaggaaagggagagtcgaGAGTGCAGCGGCAGAAGTCTGGGGCAGCAAAAAATTAGGTTGGTTTAGATTTACTTCATTTAGGTTAGTTTATAGCAATGTGCGCCTTCATGTTATGGTTAAAGAGAGTTTTAGGAATTAGCGAGTCAGGGGAATGTAGAGGCAGTCCAGGGCAGCagtagttaggttagtttagataTGGTTCGGTTTAGTTAGTTTATAGCAATGTGAACCTTCATATTATAGTTAGAGTGTTATAGGAATTAGCGAGTCGGGGGAAGGTAGCAGCAGTCGTTTAgtttagatttggttaggttagttttagcaAAGTgaaccttcatattatggttggtGTCTTAACTTCCTGTCTGTATCAATAATCTTCTACACTTCCCGTGGCACATATTTCTCATTAGTTCTGCCTTTgaaccttcatattatggttggtGTTTTAGGAATTAGCAAGTCGGGGGAAGATAGCAGCAGTCCAGGGCAGCAGTAGTTAAGTTAgtttagatttggttaggttagtttatagCAAAGTGTGGCTTAAAACTATGCTAGAAGGGTGTGTAtttaatctttcctcctcttcctatttttcttaactttctctattttcctcattctcttaacttcctgtctgtatctatcttctGACCTATTGTGAGAGATTTGTAGGCCTTACTTGTGGCAAACACGTATAAGACTTATTAGACAGCTACTTATGGTTCACTTATGACTATGGGGCTCAAAATAACTTCAGAATCAACCTTATTTCTGGCCTGTGGGAATTTTGAAGGCCTTGAGGTTAATAACTTGTAGCAAAAACCTGTAAAACTTGTATCAAAACGAACTTGTATTTAAGAACCACGTCTATATCTTTCTTTAAACAATAACGTCAGTACTAATCTATATTCCAGTATATGCGGAAAATTTTGTAGGCCCTACGATAACAACACTTGTGGCAAACACGCATAAGACTTAATAGACGGCTACTTATGGTTCACTTATGACTATGGGGCTAAAAATAACCTCAGAATCAACCTTATTTCTGGCCTGTGGAAATTTTGTAGGCCTTATGATAACACTTGTGGCAAACACGTATAAGACTTATTAGACGGCTACTTATGGTTCACATGACTATGGGGCTAAAAATAACCTCAGAACCAACCTAATTTCTGGCCTGTGGAAACCTTGTAGGCCTTACGATAACACTTTTGGTAAACACGTATAAGACTTATTAGACGGCTACTTATGGTTCACTTATGACTATAGGGGCTCAAAATAACCTCAGAACCAACCTAATTTCTGGCCTGTGGAAACCTTGTAGGCTTTACGATATCTTATGGCAAACACGTATGAAGCTTGTATCAAACGTAACTCATACCTAAAGTTTCGTAAGCCATCACAACACTTCAAACAGGTGAACAGGACAACACAAACCCCTCTTCCCTGCTACTTCTGGGGTTCTGGGGTTACAAGGCACTCACTGGGGTTAGCAGTCAGAACCGCAGGGGGTGTGACCTTCCACAGCACGAGCTAGAGAAGTAATGCATGAGGGAGGGAGTTGGTTCTCTACCCCTCCTTCAGTCCTTTTCCTGTACCAAACGTGTAGCAAGACCAAGAGTGCCAGATTGTCATATTCAAACTCATATTTTTTACTGATTTTCACTCATTAGCCTGTCTTCTGCATCTCATTTCCTACTTTTACTTAGTGC is drawn from Eriocheir sinensis breed Jianghai 21 chromosome 11, ASM2467909v1, whole genome shotgun sequence and contains these coding sequences:
- the LOC126996871 gene encoding uncharacterized protein LOC126996871, producing MVAPRNVDKPVSTLVRVRGDGRAAKALCWDLSRCSSMVAAVAPLQLPPQRPPPPRSKLPPSAGAGLVSTAPTAAGPKQAPSLPGSRQQLPRPVALPGPADVPSEGKRLLEEEEEGGRQKDGHKPKVARTAKDTGMVQQRSSGPAPPQPAPEEEVQRLRLQCRRLQQQNDDLQRRLGEVFSLLKDKQRRTRLMSQLDVLVK